Sequence from the Sphingobium indicum B90A genome:
CCCTGGCGAAGGCGGTCTTGAGTTCGGGAAGGCCGTCGCCGGTCGCGGCGCTGACGAAGAAGGTCTCCGCTATGTCGAGCTGTTCGTAGAGGCGCTGGGTGTGGACCAGCAGCTTTTCCTTGATGGCGATGTCGACCTTGTTGAGGATCAGCCATTTCTTTTCCGGGCGGGCGGCGAGGGCGCCGACGATCGGTTCCATCTTGGCGCCCAGGCCCGCCTTGCCGTCGACGACCAGCGCGATCAGGTCGGCGCCCTGCGCGCCGCCCCATGCGGCCTGCACCATGGCGCGGTCCAGGCGTCGCCTGGGCTGAAAGATGCCGGGGGTGTCGACGAGGACCATCTGCGCCTCGCCCTCTATCGCGACGCCCATGACGCGGGTGCGGGTGGTCTGCGCCTTGGGGCTGGTGATCGCCACCTTCTGGCCGACCAGCGCGTTCACCAGCGTGGATTTGCCCGCGTTGGGCGCGCCGACTATGGCGATGACGCCGCAATGTTGCTGAACTTCTGAACCTTCCAAATTTAACTCCGTTCGCCCTGAGCCTGTCGAAGGGCTTTACTTTTCCTGGTTCGAGCGCGCCAAGGTGGAGATGAGTTTCCAGTCCTCGCGGATGAGCGCGAGTTTCTTGGCCCGGCTCCAGCCCTTGATTTGGCGCTCTGCTTCCAGCGCCTCCATACGGGTTCCGAACTCCTGCGACCAGACCAGTTTTATCGGGCGGCGGTTTTGGGTGTGGCCGGGGATTGCGCCTGTTTCATGTTGCGCGATGCGGGTTTCGAGGTTGTCGGTGTGGCCGGTGTAGAAGCTGCGGTCAGCGCAGTGGAGGAGGTAGGTCCAGAAGGGCAATGTCGTTCCAGAAGAAAGAAAAGCCCTTCGACAGGCTCAGGGCGAACGGGGTGGGGTTGTGTGCCAGTTGCGGGCGTGGGGCGGTTAAGCGGTGAGTTGGTCCAGCAATGCCTTTGCCGCTGCGGTTTCCGCTTCCTGTTTGGAGCCGCCGGTCGCGCTTGCTTCGCCCGCGCCCTTGATGCTGACCGTTACCGTGAATTTCAGCGCGTGGTGGGGGCCGGAGCGGTCGGTCATCGCATATTCCGGGGGCTTGCGCTTGTTGGCGGCGGCCCATTCCTGGAGGGCGGACTTGGGATGTTTGGGGGCGCTTGCCTGGGTGTCGACGCGGTCGGCCCAGAGGCGGCGGACCAGGGTGCGGGCTTCCTCCAGGCCGCCCTCCAGATAGAGCGCGCCGATCAGCGCCTCCATCACGTCGCCCAGCACATTGTCGCTGTCGGCCGCGCCGTCGTCGCGGGCCTGCTTGCCGAGGATGAGATGCGCCGGAACCCCGGCGCTGCGGGCGACTTCGGCGCAGGTCTCGCCCGACACCAGCGCATTGAAGCGGCGGGAGAGCTTGCCTTCCGGTTCGCCCGAAAAGCGGTCATAGACCCATTCGGCGATCAGCAGGCCGAGGATGCGGTCGCCCAGGAACTCCAGCCGTTCATAGTTCACCGCATGGGCGCTGCCATGGGTCAGCGCTTGATGGAAGGCGGTCCGATCCTTCGGCGCGTGGCCGATCAGGGCCTTCAGCCAGCCTTCGGTGTCCGCTTTCGTCAAAAGCCTT
This genomic interval carries:
- the era gene encoding GTPase Era, which produces MEGSEVQQHCGVIAIVGAPNAGKSTLVNALVGQKVAITSPKAQTTRTRVMGVAIEGEAQMVLVDTPGIFQPRRRLDRAMVQAAWGGAQGADLIALVVDGKAGLGAKMEPIVGALAARPEKKWLILNKVDIAIKEKLLVHTQRLYEQLDIAETFFVSAATGDGLPELKTAFARAMPEGPWHFPEDQVSDATDRMLAAEITREQLYHQLHAELPYAAAVDTEKYSERDDGSVEIHQQILVGRASQRAIVLGKGGQRLKEIGSKARAELASLLGVKVHLYLHVKVKEDWEDDRFIYRDIGLDWVE
- a CDS encoding GIY-YIG nuclease family protein; this translates as MPFWTYLLHCADRSFYTGHTDNLETRIAQHETGAIPGHTQNRRPIKLVWSQEFGTRMEALEAERQIKGWSRAKKLALIREDWKLISTLARSNQEK
- the rnc gene encoding ribonuclease III, with the translated sequence MGVRGALEPHRGRLLTKADTEGWLKALIGHAPKDRTAFHQALTHGSAHAVNYERLEFLGDRILGLLIAEWVYDRFSGEPEGKLSRRFNALVSGETCAEVARSAGVPAHLILGKQARDDGAADSDNVLGDVMEALIGALYLEGGLEEARTLVRRLWADRVDTQASAPKHPKSALQEWAAANKRKPPEYAMTDRSGPHHALKFTVTVSIKGAGEASATGGSKQEAETAAAKALLDQLTA